The following coding sequences lie in one Oncorhynchus kisutch isolate 150728-3 linkage group LG17, Okis_V2, whole genome shotgun sequence genomic window:
- the LOC109875593 gene encoding synaptic vesicle glycoprotein 2A-like, with protein MEDGYQNKTAFIKGAKDIAKEVKRQASKKVGRGVDKMTDEYSKRSYARFEEDDDDDYPGVPGGQDSGYYRGDSQAANDDEGRHSDSTEGHDEDDEIYEGEYQGIPRADSSKAADSLAGGDGQQFRDMAQFEGERRKDQEELAQQYETILQECGHGKFQWTLYFVLGLALMADGVEIFVVGFVLPSAEKDMCLSEESKGMLGLIVYLGMMVGAFVWGGLADRIGRRQSLLICLSINSVFSFFSSFVQGYSTFLFCRLLSGVGIGGSIPIVFSYYSEFLAQEKRGEHLSWLCMFWMIGGIYASAMAWAIIPHYGWSFQMGSAYQFHSWRVFVLVCAFPSVAAIASLTTMPESPRFFLENGKHDEGWMILKQVHDTNMRAKGHPEKVFSVTTIKTVKQMDELVDMGGDISTLRRYKLKLTSLFHQVRSNFLAIFNPEYRRTTFMMMAVWFTMSFSYYGLTVWFPDMIKYIQKQDYASRTKFFTKERVEHVTFNFTLENQVHRQGQYFNDKFINLKMKSMVFEDSLFEECYFEDITSSRSFFRNCTFISTLFYNTDLFQNRIINSKLVNSTFLHNKEGCLLDFTDDNNAYMIYFVSFLGTLAVLPGNIVSALLMDKIGRLRMLAGSSVISCVSCFFLSFGSTESGMIALLCLFGGISIASWNALDVLTVELYPSDKRTTAFGFLNALCKLAAVLGISIFQSFVGITKAVPILFAAGALAAGSFLALKLPETRGQVLQ; from the exons ATGGAGGACGGCTATCAGAACAAGACAGCCTTTATAAAGGGCGCCAAAGACATTGCCAAGGAGGTCAAGCGCCAGGCGTCCAAGAAAGTTGGCCGCGGTGTCGACAAGATGACCGACGAGTACAGCAAACGCTCATACGCCCGCTTTGAGGAAGACGACGACGATGACTACCCTGGAGTGCCTGGGGGGCAGGACAGTGGCTACTACCGGGGCGACAGCCAGGCAGCCAATGACGATGAAGGTCGCCACAGCGACTCCACAGAGGGCCACGACGAAGACGACGAGATCTACGAGGGCGAGTACCAGGGCATTCCCCGCGCTGACTCGAGCAAGGCTGCCGACAGCCTAGCAGGGGGAGATGGGCAGCAGTTCAGGGACATGGCACAGTTTGAGGGGGAAAGGCGGAAGGATCAAGAAGAGCTAGCCCAGCAGTACGAGACAATCCTGCAGGAGTGCGGCCATGGAAAGTTCCAGTGGACCCTCTACTTTGTGCTGGGGCTGGCCCTCATGGCGGACGGTGTAGAGATTTTTGTGGTGGGCTTTGTGCTCCCCAGCGCAGAGAAAGATATGTGTCTGTCAGAGGAAAGCAAGGGCATGTTGG GTCTGATTGTTTATCTGGGAATGATGGTCGGTGCATTCGTGTGGGGTGGGCTCGCTGATCGGATAGGCCGACGGCAGTCCCTtctcatctgtctctccatcAACAGcgtcttctccttcttctcctcctttgtCCAGGGCTACAGCACCTTTCTCTTCTGCCGACTACTTTCTGGTGTTGG GATCGGTGGTTCCATCCCCATTGTGTTCTCCTACTACTCAGAGTTTCTGGCCCAGGAGAAACGTGGGGAGCACCTCAGTTGGCTCTGCATGTTCTGGATGATTGGTGGCATCTATGCCTCAGCTATGGCATGGGCCATCATCCCACACTATG GCTGGAGTTTCCAGATGGGCTCTGCGTACCAGTTCCACAGCTGGCGTGTGTTCGTCCTGGTGTGTGCATTTCCCTCTGTTGCGGCTATTGCTTCTCTCACCACCATGCCAGAAAGCCCGCGCTTCTTCTTAGAG AACGGCAAACACGACGAAGGCTGGATGATTCTGAAACAAGTTCACGACACCAACATGAGAGCAAAGGGGCACCCAGAGAAGGTGTTTTCT GTCACCACCATCAAGACTGTAAAGCAGATGGACGAGCtggtggacatgggaggagacatATCAACTTTGCGACGCTATAAATTGAAGCTGACCAGCCTATTCCACCAG GTGCGGAGTAACTTCTTGGCCATCTTCAATCCAGAATACAGAAGGACCACGTTCATGATGATGGCTGTCTGGTTTACCATGTCGTTCAG CTACTATGGGCTGACAGTGTGGTTCCCTGACATGATCAAGTACATCCAGAAGCAGGACTATGCCTCGCGCACCAAGTTCTTCACCAAGGAGCGAGTGGAGCATGTCACTTTTAACTTCACCTTGGAGAACCAAGTGCACCGCCAAGGACAGTACTTCAACGACAA GTTCATCAACCTTAAGATGAAGTCCATGGTGTTTGAGGACTCTTTGTTTGAGGAGTGCTACTTTGAGGACATCACCTCGAGCAGAAGCTTCTTCAGAAACTGCACCTTCATCTCAACCCTCTTTTACAATACAG ACTTGTTCCAGAACAGAATCATCAACAGCAAACTGGTAAACAGCACTTTCCTACACAACAAGGAAGGCTGTCTGCTGGACTTCACTGATGACAACAACGCCTACATGATCTACTTTGTCAGTTTCCTGGGCACATTGGCTGTGTTACCCGGCAACATTGTGTCAGCCCTGCTGATGGACAAAATTGGACGTCTGAGGATGCTGG CGGGATCAAGTGTCATATCTTGTGTCAGCTGTTTCTTCCTGTCATTCGGCAGTACCGAGTCGGGAATGATCGCCCTTTTATGTCTCTTTGGCGGCATCAGCATAGCTTCATGGAATGCCCTGGATGTGTTGACTGTGGAACTGTACCCCTCGGATAAAAG GACCACTGCATTTGGCTTCTTAAATGCCCTTTGCAAGTTGGCTGCTGTCCTGGGCATAAGCATCTTCCAGTCATTTGTAGGCATCACCAAAGCTGTGCCCATTTTGTTCGCTGCGGGTGCACTCGCTGCCGGGAGTTTCCTAGCACTAAAGCTGCCTGAAACACGGGGCCAGGTGCTGCAGTAG
- the LOC109875586 gene encoding splicing factor 3B subunit 4-like, whose amino-acid sequence MAAGPISERNQDATVYVGGLDEKVAEPLLWELFLQAGPVVNTHMPKDRVTGQHQGYGFVEFLSEEDADYAIKIMNMIKLYGKPIRVNKASAHNKNLDVGANIFIGNLDPEIDEKLLYDTFSAFGVILQTPKIMRDPDTGNSKGYAFINFASFDASDAAIEAMNGQYLCNRPITVSYAFKKDSKGERHGSAAERLLAAQNPLSQADRPHQLFADAPPPPSASTPVLTTLGAGMPMPGMPPPGAFPPVPPPGSMPPGMPPGMPPAPGTPGPQGGGSGLPPGPPPFHQGMHPGMPQMPMHPHGHPPGMVPPPGPPGSNQHRAPPPPGMPPHPHMGMPPRGPYGHPMGHPMHPGMRGPPPPMPPPGYGGGPPRPPPFGFQRGPPMPPRPPGGPPRGPMRGPMPP is encoded by the exons ATGGCGGCGGGACCAATTTCGGAACGAAACCAAG ATGCCACCGTTTATGTGGGGGGTCTGGATGAGAAGGTGGCAGAGCCACTGCTGTGGGAGCTCTTCCTACAGGCTGGGCCTGTGGTCAACACACACATGCCCAAAGACAGAGTCACGGGACAACACCAAG GCTATGGCTTTGTTGAGTTCCTCAGTGAAGAGGATGCGGACTATGCTATCAAGATTATGAACATGATTAAACTATACGGCAAGCCCATTCGTGTCAACAAGGCCTCAGCGCACAACAAAAACCTGGATGTGGGCGCAAACATCTTCATTGGTAACCTAGACCCGGAGATTGACGAGAAACTCCTCTATGACACGTTCAGTGCCTTTGGGGTCATACTCCAGACGCCCAAGATCATGCGCGACCCGGACACTGGCAACTCCAAGGGCTACGCCTTCATCAACTTTGCCAGTTTCGACGCCTCTGACGCAGCCATCGAGGCCATGAACGGCCAGTACCTGTGCAACCGCCCCATTACAGTGTCATATGCCTTCAAGAAGGACTCCAAGGGCGAGCGGCATGGCTCAGCCGCTGAACGCCTCCTAGCAGCTCAAAACCCGCTTTCGCAGGCCGATCGGCCGCATCAGCTATTCGCAGATGCACCGCCTCCCCCCTCTGCCTCGACCCCTGTCCTCACCACCCTGGGAGCCGGGATGCCCATGCCTG GCATGCCCCCTCCTGGTGCCTTCCCTCCTGTGCCACCCCCCGGATCCATGCCTCCTGGTATGCCCCCTGGCATGCCCCCCGCCCCAGGGACACCAGGACCCCAGGGAGGGGGCTCAGGCCTCCCACCTGgcccaccacccttccaccaggGCATGCACCCGG GAATGCCCCAGATGCCCATGCATCCTCATGGCCATCCCCCGGGTATGGTGCCTCCACCGGGCCCCCCAGGATCCAACCAGCACCGGGCACCTCCACCCCCCGGCATGCCCCCTCATCCACACATGGGCATGCCACCGAGAGGGCCCTATGGGCATCCCATGG GTCACCCCATGCATCCAGGCATGAGAGGACCCCCTCCTCCCATGCCCCCACCAGGCTACGGTGGGGGTCCCCCTCGTCCACCTCCGTTTGGTTTCCAGAGGGGGCCTCCAATGCCACCGAGGCCCCCCGGCGGCCCACCTCGAGGTCCCATGAGAGGACCAATGCCCCCATAG